In one Oryza glaberrima chromosome 2, OglaRS2, whole genome shotgun sequence genomic region, the following are encoded:
- the LOC127762264 gene encoding uncharacterized protein LOC127762264 isoform X2, which translates to MQKISECLEFLAQVKGIFCQREIVPWDLSAEEIQRNVLPYHQQFQLSSLSSADGLTNIKTDPENKKLLENSASVESLRSLASFSSKYSQSSSNGFTSYESCNSMNPHIVAMPVNSKSINTVRAFNSTGKLLQHNIGSENPLQIKFCQHPDSNLASATDVFLSLNNLPRIENEISCPPNKLGYCIQSEKPYSFQSSFSSCFSVGDELKPILFDSATSFVQNDLMQEFNLTGFTSQADSAVHELPKQILGETATGALYSDRKSNNGSSDLLDGTIFDPFVQEWCDNNALLAGNTPHFGATTADSVTEHASSYPLSVEERSLFSESVFEELLGVSGNVNTDAPGGSAVVMAGDPLVGLVSGCQLPTYTLQDSLSVCKPQQEPSLDFPSGSDTSEHVPNGSSKVIPLSLGALSMDDCCSLNTAHSKVSQVKRPEEVKVVKKRARPGESTRPRPKDRQQIQDRVKELREIVPNSAKCSIDALLDRTIKHMLFLQSVTKYAEKIKQADEPKMISNKDSGAVLKENSSGVVLKDNSSAGSNNGGATWAYEVAGRTMVCPIIIEDLSPPGQMLVEMLCEERGFFLEIADTIRGFGLTILKGLMELRDGKIMARFLVEANKNVTRMDIFLSLVQLLQQNSLNRSSDQISKVIRNGVPSFAEHQQSPISVPVGLADR; encoded by the exons ATGCAAAAG ATTTCTGAGTGCTTGGAGTTTCTGGCTCAAGTTAAGGGCATATTTTGTCAGAGGGAAATCGTTCCGTGGGATCTTTCTGCTGAAGAAATTCAAAGAAATGTTCTCCCATATCATCAGCAATTTCAACTCAGTTCTCTAAGTAGTGCAGATGGTCTTACAAATATCAAGACTGACCCAGAAAACAAGAAACTTCTGGAGAACTCAGCAAGTGTAGAGTCTCTACGTAGTTTAGCAAGTTTTTCAAGCAAATACTCTCAGAGTTCTTCAAACGGTTTCACCTCCTATGAAAGCTGCAACAGTATGAATCCTCATATAGTGGCCATGCCAGTGAACTCCAAATCAATAAATACGGTGAGAGCATTTAATAGTACCGGAAAATTGCTGCAGCACAATATTGGTTCAGAAAACCCACTACAGATTAAATTCTGTCAACATCCTGATTCTAATCTGGCAAGTGCAACAGacgtttttttaagtttgaacaATCTTCCGAGAATAGAGAACGAGATATCATGCCCACCTAACAAGCTAGGATATTGCATACAAAGTGAGAAGCCATATAGTTTTCAGAGTTCATTCTCATCTTGTTTTTCTGTGGGTGATGAGCTGAAGCCAATTTTATTTGACAGTGCCACTTCTTTTGTTCAGAATGACTTAATGCAAGAGTTCAATCTCACTGGATTTACTTCTCAGGCTGATTCTGCGGTTCATGAGTTACCCAAACAAATTCTAGGGGAAACAGCTACTGGAGCATTATATTCTGACAGAAAAAGTAACAATGGAAGTTCTGATTTGCTGGATGGTACAATATTTGATCCCTTTGTGCAAGAATGGTGCGATAACAATGCCTTACTAGCAGGAAACACTCCCCATTTTGGGGCCACTACCGCCGATTCTGTTACAGAACATGCAAGCAGTTATCCATTGTCAGTTGAAGAGAGGAGCTTGTTTTCAGAATCTGTCTTTGAGGAACTACTTGGTGTTAGTGGCAATGTGAATACGGATGCACCGGGTGGTTCAGCTGTGGTGATGGCTGGTGATCCATTAGTCGGTCTTGTCTCAGGCTGTCAATTGCCAACGTACACTCTTCAGGACTCTCTTTCAGTGTGCAAGCCACAACAAGAACCATCACTGGATTTCCCTTCCGGTAGCGATACGTCTGAACATGTGCCAAATGGATCATCAAAGGTGATCCCACTGTCCCTAGGGGCGTTGTCCATGGACGATTGTTGCAGTTTGAACACGGCACATTCCAAGGTCAGCCAGGTTAAAAGGCCTGAGGAAGTGAAGGTAGTGAAGAAAAGAGCCAGACCGGGTGAGAGCACACGGCCAAGACCAAAGGACCGGCAGCAGATACAGGATCGTGTCAAGGAACTACGTGAGATAGTCCCAAACAGTGCTAAG TGTAGCATTGACGCTTTGTTGGACCGAACAATCAAACATATGCTCTTTCTGCAAAGCGTAACAAAGTATGCCGAGAAAATTAAGCAAGCTGATGAACCTAAG ATGATCAGCAACAAGGATAGTGGCGCTGTCCTGAAAGAGAACTCAAGTGGTGTTGTCTTGAAAGATAACTCTAGTGCTGGAAGCAATAATGGTGGTGCCACTTGGGCCTATGAGGTTGCAGGACGGACCATGGTTTGCCCAATAATCATCGAGGATCTTTCACCACCTGGTCAGATGCTTGTGGAG ATGCTTTGTGAGGAACGCGGATTTTTCCTGGAGATAGCAGACACAATTCGGGGATTTGGACTGACAATCTTGAAGGGCCTGATGGAGCTCCGTGATGGCAAGATCATGGCTCGATTTCTCGTCGAG GCAAACAAGAATGTTACTAGGATGGACATATTCTTGTCACTCGTTCAGTTACTTCAGCAAAATAGCCTCAACCGATCCTCTGACCAGATTTCAAAGGTCATTAGGAATGGGGTTCCATCGTTTGCAGAGCATCAGCAATCTCCAATATCAGTGCCGGTTGGCCTTGCAGATAGATGA